In the Streptomyces sp. WMMC940 genome, GCTCTCCGACGCGCTCGGTTTCCGCACCGACATCCCGTGGGCCGGGCTGCCGCAGCGTGCCAGGAAGGCCCTGCTCTACGGCCACAGGACCCAGGTCGAGGTCCGCTACCGGAACCGGTACGGGCGGGAACGCGCGTACACCACCCCGGCGTTCGAGGGTGCGGTGTCCTTCGTCAAGCGGCGCCACAGCGAGGCGGAGAGCGACTCCAGCCGTGAGCGCTTCGAGGGCTATATGCGCGAGGTGCCCTGCCCCACCTGCGACGGCACCCGGCTGAAGCCGATCGTCCTGGCCGTGACGGTCATGGACAGGTCGATCGCCGAGGTCTCGGCCATGTCGATCAGCGAGTGCGCCGACTTCCTGGGCAGGCTGACGCTCACCGCGCGCGACAAGAAGATCGCCGAGCGGGTGCTCAAGGAGGTCAACGAGCGGCTGAGGTTCCTGGTCGACGTCGGCCTGGACTACCTCTCCCTCAACCGGGCCGCGGGCACGCTGTCCGGCGGCGAGGCCCAGCGCATCCGCCTCGCCACCCAGATCGGCTCCGGCCTCGTGGGCGTGCTGTACGTCCTGGACGAGCCGTCGATCGGACTGCACCAGCGCGACAACCACCGGCTCATCGAGACCCTGGTGCGGCTGCGCGACATGGGCAACACCCTGATCGTCGTCGAGCACGACGAGGACACGATCAAGGTCGCGGACTGGGTCGTGGACATCGGCCCGGGAGCCGGCGAGCACGGCGGCAAGGTGGTCCACTCCGGACCGCTGAAGCAGCTGCTGGCCAACAAGGACTCGATGACCGGGCTCTATCTGTCCGGGAAGAAGTCCATCGCGACCCCGGGGATCCGGCGGCCGATGGATCCCGCCCGGCAGCTCACGGTGCACGGCGCCAGGGAGAACAACCTCCGCGACATCGACGTGTCGTTCCCCCTCGGTGTGCTCACGGCGGTCACCGGCGTCTCCGGCTCCGGCAAGTCCACGCTGGTCAACGACATCCTGTACACCCATCTGGCACGCGAGTTGAACGGCGCCAAGTCGGTGCCGGGCCGGCACACCCGCGTGGACGGCGACGACCTCGTGGACAAGGTCGTCCACGTCGACCAGTCGCCCATCGGGCGTACGCCCCGGTCCAACCCGGCGACGTACACCGGCGTCTTCGACCATGTGCGCAAGCTCTTCGCGGAGACGATGGAGGCGAAGGTGCGCGGCTATCTGCCGGGCCGCTTCTCCTTCAACGTCAAGGGCGGGCGCTGTGAGAACTGCTCCGGCGACGGCACCATCAAGATCGAGATGAACTTCCTGCCGGACGTGTACGTCCCGTGCGAGGTCTGCCACGGTGCGCGATACAACCGGGAGACCCTTGAGGTCCACTACAAGGGCAAGTCCATCGCCGAGGTGCTGGACATGCCGATCGAGGAGGCCCTGCACTTCTTCGAGGCGGTGCCGACCATCTCCCGTCACCTCAGGACGCTGACGGAGGTGGGCCTCGGTTACGTCAGGCTGGGCCAACCGGCGCCGACGCTTTCCGGTGGTGAGGCGCAGCGGGTGAAGCTGGCGAGCGAGCTGCAGAAGCGGTCGACCGGCCGGACGGTCTACGTGCTGGACGAGCCGACCACGGGTCTGCACTTCGAGGACATCTCCAAGCTGATCAACGTGCTGTCCGGACTGGTCGACAAGGGCAACACGGTGATCGTGATCGAGCACAACCTCGATGTGATCAAGACCGCCGACTGGGTCGTCGACATGGGCCCGGAGGGCGGCAGCGGCGGTGGCCTCGTCATCGCCGAAGGCACGCCCGAACAGGTCGCCGCGGTCCCGGCGAGCCACACCGGCAAGTTCCTGCGGGACATCCTGGGCCCGGAGCGCATCAGTGACTCGGTGCCACCACAGAACCGGAAGACGGCGGTGAAGAAGGCCGCGTCCAGGAAGCCGGTCTCGGCCAACTCCACGGCCGTGAAGAAGAACACGGTCACGGCCAACGCGACCCCGGTGAAGAAGAAGGCGGCAGCGTCGCGGACCCGCGCCCGCAAGGCCTGATCCCGGCCCCGGCCCCGCCGTTCGCCGGCCCGCAGCCCCGTGACGGCCGTCGCCCCGGTTCCTGCCACCAGGAACCGGGGCGACGGGCGTCGGGTCCCGCGCAGCCGGCTCGTCCGGACCGGCGCTCATTCCGGCCCGTCCGGGATTTCGGGTCTGGCCCCGAGCCCCCGCCCCGACGGGTGGTCTTTTGCGACCACGGGGAATTCGGGAAGGTCGGGCCGTGGCTGCTCCGGCTGCACCGGAGCCCCGGCGCGCCCCGGGCCGACGTGTTCGATTCCGGCCGATGTGGCCCGGGCCCGACGCCGGTGACCGGGCGGCCCCCCCGCACGCCATTGCAGGTGGTCAGCGTGCAGGCGTCGCCACGCCACCGGTGCTGGTCCCGGTTCCGAGCCCCGCCCGCGCACGGGCGGCCGTCGTGACGCCGTTCCACGGCCGGCCCGCCGCAGACCCCTGCCCGCCGGGTTGCCGTTCCGTGCGTCCCGGAACCTCCGGGCCCGGGGCCCCGGGCCCGTGGCCGCTGTGCCGCGTCCCCGGGACGCCGGGTGGTGCGCTTCCGGCGCCGGGACGGCGAGCCGGCCCTCGTAGCCCTCCGGTCAGGCCAGTTCGGAGGCGTACGGGGGCTCCGCTCCCGTACGGGAGCAGGTGACGGCGGCGGCGCGGGCGGCGAACGCCAGCACCTCGGCCCAGCCGGCGGCGTCCAGGGCGCGCAGACCGCCGGGGGAGAGGGCGCCGCGTCGCTGCAGGTCGTGCAGCAGTGCCGCGTTCACGGTGTCGCCCGCGCCGATCGTGTCGGCCACCGTCACAGCCGCCGCCGGGACGGCGGTCTCCACACCCTCCCGGGTGCGCACCGCGAGGCCGCGGTCGCCGCGGGTCAGCACCACGGCGGCGGGGCCCTCGGCCAGCCACTGCTCAGGGGAGCCGCCGAGCCATGCGGCGTCCTCCTCCGAGAGCTTCAGCAGCGACACCGAGGGGAGCCAGCCCGCGAACCGTGTCCGGTACGCGTCGGCGTCGGGCACGAGTCCCGGCCGGATGTTGGGGTCGAGCAGCGTGAACACCCCGCGCTGCGCCTCGCGTCGCAGCAGCGCCTCGTACGCGCTCGCCCCGGGCTCCA is a window encoding:
- the uvrA gene encoding excinuclease ABC subunit UvrA, translating into MADRLIVRGAREHNLKNVSLDLPRDSLIVFTGLSGSGKSSLAFDTIFAEGQRRYVESLSSYARQFLGQMDKPDVDFIEGLSPAVSIDQKSTSRNPRSTVGTITEVYDYLRLLFARIGKPHCPECGRPITRQSPQAIVDKVLELPEGSRFQVLSPLVRERKGEFVDLFADLQSKGYSRARVDGRTVQLTEPPKLKKQEKHTIEVVVDRLTVKESAKRRLTDSVETALGLSGGMVVLDFVDLPEGDPERERMYSEHLYCPYDDLSFEELEPRSFSFNSPFGACPDCTGIGTRMEVDPELIVPDEDRSLDDGAIHPWSHGHTKEYFGRLIGGLSDALGFRTDIPWAGLPQRARKALLYGHRTQVEVRYRNRYGRERAYTTPAFEGAVSFVKRRHSEAESDSSRERFEGYMREVPCPTCDGTRLKPIVLAVTVMDRSIAEVSAMSISECADFLGRLTLTARDKKIAERVLKEVNERLRFLVDVGLDYLSLNRAAGTLSGGEAQRIRLATQIGSGLVGVLYVLDEPSIGLHQRDNHRLIETLVRLRDMGNTLIVVEHDEDTIKVADWVVDIGPGAGEHGGKVVHSGPLKQLLANKDSMTGLYLSGKKSIATPGIRRPMDPARQLTVHGARENNLRDIDVSFPLGVLTAVTGVSGSGKSTLVNDILYTHLARELNGAKSVPGRHTRVDGDDLVDKVVHVDQSPIGRTPRSNPATYTGVFDHVRKLFAETMEAKVRGYLPGRFSFNVKGGRCENCSGDGTIKIEMNFLPDVYVPCEVCHGARYNRETLEVHYKGKSIAEVLDMPIEEALHFFEAVPTISRHLRTLTEVGLGYVRLGQPAPTLSGGEAQRVKLASELQKRSTGRTVYVLDEPTTGLHFEDISKLINVLSGLVDKGNTVIVIEHNLDVIKTADWVVDMGPEGGSGGGLVIAEGTPEQVAAVPASHTGKFLRDILGPERISDSVPPQNRKTAVKKAASRKPVSANSTAVKKNTVTANATPVKKKAAASRTRARKA
- a CDS encoding carbohydrate kinase family protein, which gives rise to MIVVAGESLIDLVPQRTAAGDAPLPPLLPRPGGGPYNTAVALGRLGSPVTFCSRVSADGFGEALLGGLHAAGVRTSLVQRGPEPTSLAVAEVGADGSAGYGFYMTGTADRLFELPPELPDGVRALALGTCSLVLEPGASAYEALLRREAQRGVFTLLDPNIRPGLVPDADAYRTRFAGWLPSVSLLKLSEEDAAWLGGSPEQWLAEGPAAVVLTRGDRGLAVRTREGVETAVPAAAVTVADTIGAGDTVNAALLHDLQRRGALSPGGLRALDAAGWAEVLAFAARAAAVTCSRTGAEPPYASELA